DNA sequence from the Gallaecimonas pentaromativorans genome:
GGGAATAAGGGGCTCGTCACCCTGGACATTGACAATGATGGTGTCGCTATCGAGCCCCAGGCGCCTTGCCACCTCGGCCAGGCGGTCGGTGCCAGACTCGTGATCGTTGGCGGTCATCATCACCTGGCCGCCACTGGCGGCAACGGCTGCTTCGATACGTTCGTCGTCGGTTGCCACCCAAACCGCCTCGGCGCCGGCGGCATTGGCCTTGTCCAGCACGTGTAGCACCATGGGTTTACCAGCGATGTTCAATAGCGGCTTGCCCGGCAAGCGGGTAGAGGCGTAACGGGCCGGAATAACGACCACAAAACTCAAGGCAGCACCTCGTCCAGGCTCAGTTTGCGCGCTTCATCGGGGAGCATCACCGGAATGTCGTTACGGATGGGATAGGCCAGCTTGTCAAAGCTGCAGCACAGCTCGCTTTTTTCTTCGTCCAGTTTCAGTTTGCCCTTGCAGATAGGGCAGGCAATCACATCCAGCAAACGCTTATCAAAGGCCATGACGGCTCCTTAAAGTTTCCAGTACCGCTTGACACAGTTGCGGGCCAAAGGCGGCATCAACCGGCACATAATACCAATGCTCGGGGGCAAAGGCCTGGCATTTGACCGCGTCTTTTTCGGTCATCACCAGGGGCCCCTGAACGTCCTTGAAATCGGCTTGAGTAAAGTGGTGGTGGTCGTTAAAAGCCAGCGCTTCGGTTAGCTGATAACCGCGCTGGCGAAGGCTTTGGAAAAAGCGCTCGGGGTTGCCGATACCGGCAGCGGCGCTGAGGGTCTCTGGCAATGCCTGCCACTGTACCGGGCTGTCATCACAAACCCGGCGCGGCAGGCCCTGGTTAAGAGTCATGGCGAACTGGCCGGCGCCAGCATCGTTGCCGTTCACCACCACAAAATCGACGCTATCAAGGCGCCAGGCCCCTTCGCGAAGTGGCCCCGAGGGCAGCAGGTAGCCGTTGCCCAGGCGCCGCTGGCCGTCCATCACCACGATTTCGATATCCCGGGCCAGAGCGTAATGCTGCAGGCCGTCGTCGCAAATAAGCACGTCAATGCTGTGATGGGCCAGCAGCAGTTCGATGGCGGCGCGCCTATCGCCCCCCACCGCCATGGGAAGATTGCTGCGTTTGACCAGCAACCGCGCTTCATCTCCTACCACATTGGCCTCACTTTGGGCCGAGACCAACGCCGGGAAAGGCCCTTTGGCGCCATAGCCCCTGGCGATAAGGCCGGGGCGAAGCCCTGCAGCCTTTAGGGCTTCGGCCAGCGCCAGCAC
Encoded proteins:
- the lpxK gene encoding tetraacyldisaccharide 4'-kinase, with product MDFWYQNPGWRAWLLLPLTGLFWLISALRRQLFALGLKKHYRPPVPVVVVGNLSVGGNGKTPVVLALAEALKAAGLRPGLIARGYGAKGPFPALVSAQSEANVVGDEARLLVKRSNLPMAVGGDRRAAIELLLAHHSIDVLICDDGLQHYALARDIEIVVMDGQRRLGNGYLLPSGPLREGAWRLDSVDFVVVNGNDAGAGQFAMTLNQGLPRRVCDDSPVQWQALPETLSAAAGIGNPERFFQSLRQRGYQLTEALAFNDHHHFTQADFKDVQGPLVMTEKDAVKCQAFAPEHWYYVPVDAAFGPQLCQAVLETLRSRHGL
- a CDS encoding Trm112 family protein, producing the protein MAFDKRLLDVIACPICKGKLKLDEEKSELCCSFDKLAYPIRNDIPVMLPDEARKLSLDEVLP